Proteins encoded by one window of uncultured Draconibacterium sp.:
- a CDS encoding transposase: MPDKFRNKYRISSTRLQNWDYGSNAAYFVTICTQGREHYFGDIVNGEMQLSPIGKLAEKYWMEIPQHFPFVQLNAFVVMPNHVHGIIVIDRNDDINRDAVQTPKLGVSTWKSGTLGVIINQYKRAVTINARKINPHFAWQSRYHDHIIRNDESFERICNYILSNPENWYEDRHKTD; encoded by the coding sequence ATGCCCGACAAATTCAGAAATAAATACCGCATTTCGTCCACCCGTTTGCAAAATTGGGATTATGGTAGTAATGCGGCGTATTTTGTCACCATTTGCACACAGGGTAGGGAACATTATTTTGGGGATATTGTGAATGGGGAAATGCAATTATCACCCATCGGAAAATTGGCCGAAAAATATTGGATGGAAATACCCCAACATTTTCCGTTTGTACAATTGAATGCATTTGTGGTAATGCCCAATCATGTGCATGGTATTATTGTAATTGATCGCAATGATGATATTAATAGGGATGCCGTACAGACGCCCAAATTGGGCGTCTCCACATGGAAATCCGGAACATTGGGGGTAATCATTAATCAATATAAACGGGCGGTTACCATCAATGCCCGCAAAATCAATCCCCATTTCGCCTGGCAATCGCGGTATCACGATCATATCATCCGAAACGATGAATCGTTTGAACGTATCTGCAATTATATCCTTTCAAATCCCGAAAATTGGTATGAGGACCGTCATAAAACCGATTAA